A genomic region of Streptomyces sp. R33 contains the following coding sequences:
- a CDS encoding DUF4190 domain-containing protein: MSTPPPPYWPAPPPQPAYREPALNGFALASLLVGLLCVPPLGAVFGIVALVQIARKGERGRALAITGLAVSLVMTAAVVFAADRVAERLFDRLDTLQRFEGVEGELTAMDDMRAGDCFNVPGGDLLDESPLIYRIACTEVHEGEVTSSTRFDDEVFPGGPELKKTATDACWKAQDAYAMDTWALPSYAEMFYFAPSREGWSGGDRRLLCVIGTAEREHRGSLRKDAGMLKPEQVAFLHVMNEADLALGGGPEEEIDEALPQYREWAREVDRALAAEAGLLDGVKARPELAGPVRAQLKEVEAARAAWQRAAKATKPAEFQDAWDAASGALTVDTEKALRGAYGLSTRVPDWRVRQPGDSEGDADGDSDGPPSAAV; this comes from the coding sequence GTGAGCACCCCGCCCCCGCCCTACTGGCCCGCTCCGCCCCCGCAGCCGGCGTACCGGGAGCCCGCTCTCAACGGTTTCGCCCTCGCGTCGCTGCTGGTCGGGCTGTTGTGCGTGCCGCCGCTCGGGGCCGTCTTCGGGATCGTGGCGCTCGTCCAGATCGCCCGGAAGGGGGAGCGGGGCAGGGCGCTCGCGATCACGGGTCTGGCGGTGTCGCTCGTGATGACCGCCGCCGTCGTCTTCGCGGCGGACCGGGTGGCGGAGCGGCTGTTCGACCGGCTGGACACGCTCCAGCGGTTCGAGGGCGTCGAGGGCGAGTTGACCGCCATGGACGACATGCGCGCGGGCGACTGCTTCAACGTCCCCGGCGGTGACCTGCTCGACGAGAGCCCGCTGATCTACCGGATCGCGTGCACCGAGGTGCACGAGGGCGAGGTCACCTCCTCGACCCGGTTCGACGACGAGGTGTTCCCGGGCGGGCCCGAGCTGAAGAAGACCGCGACGGACGCGTGCTGGAAGGCGCAGGACGCGTACGCGATGGACACCTGGGCGCTGCCCTCGTACGCGGAGATGTTCTACTTCGCGCCCTCGCGCGAAGGGTGGAGCGGCGGCGACCGGCGGCTGCTCTGCGTCATCGGCACGGCGGAGCGGGAGCACCGCGGCAGCCTGCGCAAGGACGCCGGGATGCTGAAGCCGGAACAGGTGGCCTTCCTGCACGTGATGAACGAGGCCGACCTGGCGCTGGGGGGCGGGCCGGAGGAGGAGATCGACGAGGCGCTGCCGCAGTACCGGGAGTGGGCCCGCGAGGTCGACCGGGCGCTGGCCGCGGAGGCGGGGCTGCTGGACGGGGTGAAGGCCCGGCCCGAGCTGGCCGGGCCGGTGCGGGCGCAGCTCAAGGAGGTCGAGGCGGCGCGGGCGGCGTGGCAGCGGGCGGCGAAGGCGACGAAGCCGGCGGAGTTCCAGGACGCGTGGGACGCGGCCTCGGGTGCGCTGACCGTGGACACGGAGAAGGCGCTCCGCGGGGCGTACGGGCTGTCGACCCGGGTACCGGACTGGCGCGTGCGGCAGCCGGGCGACTCGGAGGGTGATGCGGACGGCGACTCGGACGGGCCTCCTTCGGCCGCGGTGTGA
- a CDS encoding S8 family peptidase encodes MSVMRHTRRKLAGISATAVVALALGAAAALPASAADNGPQGVIENAGAPGSVAGSYIVTLKDSAARSTADSGKAVARRYGATIGRTYSAALNGYSVKVSEAQAKKLAADPAVKSVVQNRTFTVDGAQGTQPSPPSWGLDRIDQHPLPLDNSYTYPDKAGEGVTAYIIDTGVRITHGEFGGRASYGYDAIDNDNTAQDGHGHGTHVAGTVAGTSYGVAKKAKIVGVRVLDNNGSGTTEQVVAGIDWVTQHAVKPAVANMSLGGGADSALDTAVRNSIASGITYGVAAGNESTDASSKSPARVAEAITVGATTSTDAKASYSNYGSILDIFAPGSSITSSWGTGDTATNTISGTSMATPHVVGAAALYLSQNPSSTPAQVSAALVAAATPNVVTGPGSGSPNRLLYVGGGTTPPNPGKRFENTADYAINDNATVESPVTVSGVPGNAPAALSVSVDIKHTYIGDLKVDLVAPDGSVYTLHNRSGGSADNIIKTFTVNASSEVADGVWKLRVNDNANIDTGKIDSWALQF; translated from the coding sequence ATGTCCGTGATGCGTCACACCCGCCGGAAACTCGCCGGCATCAGCGCGACCGCCGTCGTGGCCCTCGCGCTCGGCGCGGCCGCCGCGTTACCCGCCTCCGCGGCCGACAACGGCCCCCAGGGCGTCATCGAGAACGCCGGTGCCCCCGGCTCGGTCGCCGGCAGCTACATCGTGACCCTGAAGGACTCGGCCGCCCGCTCCACCGCCGACAGCGGCAAGGCCGTCGCCCGGCGCTACGGCGCGACGATCGGCCGGACCTACAGCGCCGCCCTCAACGGCTACTCCGTCAAGGTCTCCGAGGCGCAGGCGAAGAAGCTCGCCGCCGACCCGGCGGTCAAGTCCGTCGTGCAGAACCGGACGTTCACCGTCGACGGCGCCCAGGGCACCCAGCCCAGCCCGCCGTCCTGGGGCCTGGACCGCATCGACCAGCACCCGCTCCCGCTCGACAACAGCTACACCTACCCGGACAAGGCCGGCGAGGGCGTCACCGCGTACATCATCGACACCGGCGTCCGCATCACCCACGGCGAGTTCGGCGGCCGCGCCTCCTACGGCTACGACGCCATCGACAACGACAACACCGCCCAGGACGGGCACGGCCACGGCACGCACGTCGCCGGCACCGTCGCGGGCACCTCGTACGGCGTCGCCAAGAAGGCCAAGATCGTCGGCGTCCGCGTCCTCGACAACAACGGCTCCGGCACCACGGAGCAGGTCGTCGCCGGCATCGACTGGGTGACCCAGCACGCCGTCAAGCCGGCCGTGGCGAACATGTCGCTCGGCGGCGGAGCCGACTCCGCGCTCGACACCGCCGTACGCAACTCCATAGCCTCCGGCATCACGTACGGCGTCGCCGCGGGCAACGAGTCCACGGACGCGAGCAGCAAGTCCCCGGCGCGCGTCGCCGAGGCCATCACGGTCGGCGCCACCACCAGCACCGACGCCAAGGCCAGCTACTCCAACTACGGCTCCATCCTGGACATCTTCGCCCCGGGCTCCTCCATCACCTCCTCGTGGGGCACCGGCGACACCGCGACCAACACCATCTCGGGCACCTCGATGGCCACGCCGCACGTCGTGGGCGCGGCCGCCCTCTACCTCTCGCAGAACCCCTCGAGCACCCCGGCGCAGGTCTCCGCGGCCCTGGTGGCCGCAGCCACCCCGAACGTGGTGACCGGTCCGGGCTCCGGCTCCCCGAACCGCCTGCTGTACGTGGGCGGCGGCACCACCCCGCCGAACCCGGGCAAGCGCTTCGAGAACACCGCGGACTACGCGATCAACGACAACGCCACCGTCGAGTCGCCGGTCACCGTCAGCGGGGTCCCGGGCAACGCCCCGGCGGCGCTGAGCGTTTCGGTCGACATCAAGCACACGTACATAGGTGACCTGAAGGTCGACCTGGTCGCCCCCGACGGTTCCGTGTACACCCTGCACAACCGCAGCGGCGGCAGCGCGGACAACATCATCAAGACCTTCACCGTCAACGCCTCTTCGGAGGTCGCAGACGGTGTGTGGAAGCTCCGCGTGAACGACAACGCCAACATCGACACCGGCAAGATCGACTCCTGGGCGCTCCAGTTCTGA
- a CDS encoding threonine synthase, protein MTHALPGYVCPEDATRADARTAPWCCPLCGGPWDLDFTPDPASPLEPAAGPNSLWRFGSVLPLPGAFSVTLSEGNTPLVPLGERIHAKLDFLMPTLSFKDRGAVMLAELARRLAPERVVADSSGNAGTAVAAYCARAGLKCEVFVPEGTSEKKTEQMRAHGAAVRLVPGGREATAVAAREAADLPGVFYASHVFNPYFLHGTKTYAYEVWEELGGRLPETLVVPVGNGTLLLGAALAVEELARRGVKPPALIAVQAAAVSPLATAFAAGAEDADPVEQRPTLAEGIAIPAPPRARQILAAVRKSGGTFLTVPEPALRAAQQDLARRGLFVEPTAAACWAAVGPLAPADPLQGRTTVLPLCGAGLKGGLASSAEQA, encoded by the coding sequence ATGACGCACGCACTGCCCGGCTACGTCTGTCCCGAGGACGCCACGCGCGCGGACGCCCGGACGGCGCCCTGGTGCTGCCCGCTCTGCGGTGGACCGTGGGACCTCGACTTCACGCCGGATCCGGCCAGTCCGCTCGAACCGGCCGCGGGGCCCAACTCGCTCTGGCGGTTCGGGTCCGTGCTGCCGCTGCCGGGGGCGTTCTCCGTGACGCTGTCGGAGGGGAACACCCCGCTGGTCCCGCTCGGTGAGCGGATTCACGCCAAGCTGGACTTCCTGATGCCGACGCTGTCGTTCAAGGACCGGGGCGCGGTGATGCTCGCGGAGCTGGCCCGGCGGCTGGCCCCGGAGCGGGTCGTCGCGGACAGCAGCGGGAACGCGGGGACGGCCGTGGCCGCGTACTGCGCGCGGGCCGGGCTGAAGTGTGAAGTTTTCGTGCCCGAGGGCACGTCGGAGAAGAAGACGGAGCAGATGCGGGCGCACGGGGCGGCGGTCCGCCTCGTGCCGGGCGGCCGGGAGGCGACGGCGGTGGCGGCCCGGGAGGCGGCCGACCTCCCAGGGGTCTTCTACGCGAGCCACGTCTTCAACCCGTACTTCCTGCACGGGACGAAGACGTACGCGTACGAGGTGTGGGAGGAGCTCGGCGGCCGGCTCCCCGAGACCCTCGTCGTCCCCGTCGGCAACGGCACCCTGCTGCTGGGGGCGGCGCTGGCGGTGGAGGAGCTGGCCCGGCGCGGGGTCAAACCGCCGGCGCTGATCGCGGTACAGGCGGCGGCGGTGTCCCCGCTGGCCACGGCCTTCGCGGCGGGCGCGGAGGACGCCGACCCGGTGGAACAGCGGCCCACCCTGGCCGAGGGCATCGCGATCCCGGCCCCGCCGCGGGCCCGCCAGATCCTGGCGGCGGTCCGCAAGTCCGGCGGCACGTTCCTGACGGTCCCGGAGCCGGCCCTGCGCGCGGCCCAGCAGGACCTGGCCCGGCGCGGGCTCTTCGTGGAACCGACGGCGGCGGCCTGCTGGGCGGCAGTGGGCCCCCTCGCCCCCGCGGACCCCCTCCAGGGCCGCACGACGGTCCTCCCCCTGTGCGGAGCAGGCCTGAAGGGGGGCCTCGCGTCCTCTGCGGAACAGGCCTGA
- a CDS encoding isocitrate lyase/phosphoenolpyruvate mutase family protein, translating into MTNIVDLARGFAALHTPAAPLALANAWDVVSARLVEAAGAPAVATTSAGVAWSLGAPDGDALTRDRALDLVARVAAAVSVPVTADIEGGFGADPAGVGETVTGVLAAGAVGINIEDGTRDAADHAERVAAARAAADTAGVPLYINARIDTFLFGLGEEANRLDETLARAAAYLRAGATGIFVPGVTDPATVTELVKGIDAPLNVLAGPGAPSVAELGALGVARVSLGSWVASAAYDVVRRAAEELIAGGTYTALDASLPYGELNTLLKG; encoded by the coding sequence ATGACCAACATCGTTGATCTCGCCCGCGGCTTCGCCGCACTCCACACCCCCGCCGCGCCGCTGGCCCTGGCCAACGCCTGGGACGTCGTCAGTGCCCGCCTCGTCGAGGCCGCCGGCGCCCCCGCCGTCGCCACCACCAGCGCCGGCGTCGCCTGGTCCCTCGGCGCGCCCGACGGGGACGCCCTGACCCGCGACCGCGCCCTCGACCTCGTCGCCCGCGTGGCCGCGGCCGTATCCGTGCCGGTGACCGCCGACATCGAGGGCGGCTTCGGCGCGGACCCCGCCGGGGTCGGCGAGACGGTCACCGGGGTGCTCGCCGCCGGCGCGGTCGGCATCAACATCGAGGACGGCACCCGCGACGCCGCCGATCACGCGGAGCGGGTGGCCGCGGCCCGGGCCGCCGCCGACACCGCCGGGGTCCCGCTGTACATCAACGCCCGCATCGACACGTTCCTCTTCGGTCTCGGGGAGGAGGCGAACCGCCTCGACGAGACCCTCGCCCGCGCCGCCGCCTACCTCCGCGCGGGCGCCACCGGCATCTTCGTCCCCGGCGTCACCGACCCGGCGACCGTCACCGAGCTGGTCAAGGGCATCGACGCCCCGCTCAACGTCCTCGCCGGCCCCGGCGCCCCGTCCGTCGCCGAGCTCGGCGCCCTCGGCGTCGCCCGCGTCAGCCTCGGCTCCTGGGTCGCGTCGGCCGCGTACGACGTGGTCCGCCGCGCCGCCGAGGAGCTGATCGCGGGCGGCACGTACACCGCGCTCGACGCCTCCCTCCCGTACGGCGAGCTGAACACTCTGCTCAAGGGCTGA
- a CDS encoding EamA family transporter, with protein MRTSETAESKPPESTARRVTGAVWFALALVYVLWGSTYLAIRVVVQTMPPFLSAGARFIAAGLLLLGLVAWRYGPAALLATRAQVGSAVVVGLLLILGGNGLVVLAETEVPSGLAALLIAAVPMWLVVLRTATGDRPPLRTLGGVLLGFAGLAVLTSPGIGGAVALSGVLLVLLASVLWSLGSFSASKLSLPGNPFTGSAYQMLAGGAGGIVVGLLRGEHRGLDWAGYSTASWLALGYLVVFGSLVAFTAYAWLLRSAPLSLVATYAYVNPVVAVALGALILDEALTWPILVGGAVVVVAVCVIVSTERRQ; from the coding sequence ATGCGCACCTCGGAGACCGCTGAGAGCAAGCCGCCGGAATCCACCGCCCGCAGGGTCACCGGCGCGGTCTGGTTCGCGCTCGCCCTCGTCTACGTCCTCTGGGGCTCGACGTACCTCGCCATCCGCGTGGTCGTCCAGACCATGCCGCCGTTCCTGTCCGCCGGCGCCCGGTTCATCGCGGCCGGCCTGCTGCTGCTCGGCCTCGTCGCCTGGCGGTACGGGCCGGCCGCGCTCCTGGCCACCCGCGCCCAGGTCGGCTCGGCGGTCGTGGTCGGCCTGCTGCTGATCCTCGGCGGCAACGGCCTCGTCGTGCTCGCCGAGACCGAGGTGCCGTCCGGCCTGGCCGCGCTGCTCATCGCGGCGGTGCCGATGTGGCTGGTGGTGCTGCGGACCGCCACCGGTGACCGGCCGCCGCTGCGCACCCTGGGCGGCGTACTGCTGGGCTTCGCCGGGCTCGCGGTGCTGACCAGTCCGGGCATCGGCGGTGCGGTGGCGCTCTCCGGGGTACTGCTGGTGCTGCTGGCGTCGGTGCTCTGGTCGCTGGGCTCGTTCTCCGCGTCGAAGCTGTCGCTGCCGGGCAACCCGTTCACGGGCAGCGCGTACCAGATGCTCGCGGGCGGGGCCGGCGGCATCGTCGTCGGCCTGCTGCGCGGCGAGCACCGGGGGCTGGACTGGGCCGGCTACTCCACCGCCTCCTGGCTGGCGCTGGGCTACCTGGTCGTGTTCGGCTCGCTGGTCGCGTTCACGGCGTACGCATGGCTGCTCCGGTCGGCGCCGCTGTCTCTGGTCGCCACGTACGCGTACGTCAACCCGGTCGTCGCGGTCGCGCTGGGTGCGCTGATCCTCGACGAAGCCCTGACCTGGCCGATCCTGGTCGGCGGTGCGGTCGTCGTCGTGGCGGTGTGCGTGATCGTCAGCACCGAGCGCAGACAGTAG
- a CDS encoding serine protease, which produces MNAVVKGVSAAAAAGVAAVLAVGFLKATDVDANAVHAFPGVGVLMANGEHWCTASVVDSPKGTVVATAAHCVAPAGEDGEPGAVAPDGRAIGDLSFAPAFTGEGAGRQPLGVWKVRAVHVDERWTRWGEDTADFAFLSIEPDEDGRTVQQAVGGAEEAPKPDWTSGYEREVTVVGYPESDRNPQNKPVSCTTQTSHDQEDPAMLYIGCAGFWSGTSGSPWIADRGGPGRPGRLIGVLSGGDTDVDSTAALFDEKAKALYEQAARD; this is translated from the coding sequence ATGAACGCAGTCGTCAAGGGTGTGTCGGCGGCGGCCGCCGCGGGGGTGGCGGCGGTGCTGGCCGTCGGCTTCCTCAAGGCGACGGACGTGGACGCGAACGCGGTGCACGCGTTCCCCGGCGTCGGCGTGCTCATGGCGAACGGGGAGCACTGGTGCACGGCGAGCGTCGTCGACAGCCCCAAGGGCACGGTCGTCGCGACCGCCGCGCACTGTGTGGCCCCGGCCGGGGAGGACGGCGAGCCCGGAGCGGTCGCCCCCGACGGCCGGGCCATCGGCGACCTCTCCTTCGCACCCGCCTTCACGGGGGAGGGCGCGGGCCGCCAGCCCCTGGGAGTGTGGAAGGTCCGCGCGGTGCACGTGGACGAGCGCTGGACCAGATGGGGCGAGGACACCGCCGACTTCGCCTTCCTCAGCATCGAGCCGGACGAGGACGGCCGTACGGTCCAGCAGGCGGTCGGCGGTGCCGAGGAGGCCCCGAAGCCCGACTGGACCTCCGGGTACGAGCGCGAGGTGACGGTGGTCGGCTATCCGGAGTCGGACCGCAACCCGCAGAACAAGCCCGTCTCCTGCACCACGCAGACCAGCCACGACCAGGAGGACCCCGCGATGCTGTACATCGGCTGCGCGGGCTTCTGGTCGGGCACCAGCGGCAGCCCCTGGATCGCCGACCGGGGCGGTCCGGGCCGTCCGGGGCGGCTGATCGGGGTGCTCAGCGGCGGGGACACGGACGTGGATTCGACGGCCGCCCTGTTCGACGAGAAGGCCAAGGCGCTGTACGAGCAGGCCGCGCGGGACTGA
- a CDS encoding esterase family protein, which produces MTEEGPLTTGRRRPKRLRRLLIGGALAFTLAAGGGAAAYKYGLFSDIGDPVSFGKVQESAAAEDIRQGVSMPTGPKSEFVRTHRLPDGTQIGRTTLTGAKSGFTGDVWVWVPKEYDEPRYAKSAFPVLISLPGGRGYPTNYWGTGPGLGLQKAVSDGAKAGTSLPFILIMPVHNADTKHHFDASDIPGEPKMGTWMAEDIPDFTKANFRTFTSRDGWAFMGSSAGGFGAFKHVLKYPDRFKAAIASGVDIVPDSPLWKGNTQAMDENNPEKLAEKLIKEGGPDVYINFQIGTKETGREKAEKFMKEYGKGPVHTRLQVIQDGEHNGKSYVRGMREGALEWISKVMLAPTPDPGVR; this is translated from the coding sequence ATGACCGAGGAAGGCCCGCTGACCACGGGCCGTCGCCGCCCCAAGCGCCTGCGCAGGCTTCTGATCGGCGGTGCGCTGGCGTTCACGCTCGCCGCCGGCGGCGGTGCGGCGGCGTACAAGTACGGGCTCTTCTCGGACATAGGGGATCCGGTCTCCTTCGGGAAGGTGCAGGAGTCGGCCGCGGCCGAGGACATCCGGCAGGGGGTGAGCATGCCGACCGGGCCGAAGTCCGAGTTCGTCCGGACCCACCGGCTGCCCGACGGCACGCAGATCGGCCGGACGACCCTGACCGGCGCGAAGTCGGGGTTCACCGGTGACGTGTGGGTGTGGGTCCCGAAGGAGTACGACGAGCCGAGGTACGCCAAGAGCGCCTTCCCGGTCCTGATCTCCCTGCCCGGAGGCCGGGGCTACCCCACGAACTACTGGGGGACGGGCCCCGGCCTCGGCCTCCAGAAGGCCGTCAGCGACGGGGCGAAGGCGGGTACGAGCCTGCCCTTCATCCTGATCATGCCGGTGCACAACGCGGACACGAAGCACCACTTCGACGCCTCGGACATCCCCGGCGAACCCAAGATGGGCACCTGGATGGCCGAGGACATCCCGGATTTCACGAAGGCCAATTTCCGGACCTTCACCTCCCGGGACGGGTGGGCCTTCATGGGCTCCTCCGCGGGCGGATTCGGCGCCTTCAAGCACGTCCTGAAGTACCCCGACCGGTTCAAGGCGGCCATCGCCAGCGGGGTCGACATCGTCCCCGACTCCCCGCTGTGGAAGGGGAACACGCAGGCCATGGACGAGAACAACCCCGAGAAGCTCGCCGAGAAGCTGATCAAGGAGGGCGGTCCGGACGTGTACATCAACTTCCAGATCGGCACGAAGGAGACCGGCCGTGAGAAGGCCGAGAAGTTCATGAAGGAGTACGGAAAAGGCCCCGTGCACACCCGGCTGCAGGTGATCCAGGATGGTGAGCACAACGGGAAGTCGTACGTCCGCGGTATGAGGGAGGGCGCTCTGGAGTGGATCAGCAAGGTCATGCTGGCACCGACACCCGACCCCGGCGTGCGATGA
- a CDS encoding alpha/beta hydrolase-fold protein — protein MAFVLLLGGGGFAAWKLEWFSGNGDSVSFGKAPASAAPAAGEPSPAVPSAPPTPTGDPDVLLPTGPKSDFKQTAKLDDGTVIAKTRLAGAKSGFEGDVWVWTPKEYDEAKYEKSAFPVLIALPGGNGFPSNYWSDRSLGLQKAIGEGVRAGTSLPFIVVMPVLNPDSKYYYDGADIPGQPKMGTWIAEDVPAFTKANFRTYKSRDGWAFMGSSSGAFVGMKTVLQYPDRFKAVIASGGEIVPDSPLWKGHQAEMDANNPEKLAQKLIDGNGPEVYINFQVGTKETGKERMTRFQQQYGKGPVKTTIRDIQNGEHNGWHYVRGMKEGSLEWISKVLKGPQPATG, from the coding sequence GTGGCCTTCGTGCTGCTGCTCGGCGGCGGAGGCTTCGCCGCCTGGAAGCTCGAGTGGTTCTCCGGCAACGGTGATTCCGTGAGCTTCGGCAAGGCCCCTGCGTCCGCCGCTCCCGCCGCGGGCGAGCCGTCCCCGGCAGTGCCGTCGGCGCCTCCCACGCCGACCGGCGATCCGGACGTACTCCTGCCGACCGGCCCGAAGTCCGACTTCAAGCAGACCGCCAAGCTCGACGACGGCACGGTCATCGCGAAGACCCGTCTCGCGGGCGCGAAGTCCGGCTTCGAGGGCGACGTCTGGGTGTGGACGCCCAAGGAGTACGACGAGGCGAAGTACGAGAAGAGTGCCTTCCCGGTGCTCATCGCGCTCCCCGGCGGCAACGGCTTCCCGAGCAACTACTGGTCCGACCGCAGCCTGGGTCTGCAGAAGGCCATCGGCGAGGGCGTCCGGGCCGGGACGAGCCTGCCGTTCATCGTGGTCATGCCGGTGCTGAACCCGGACAGCAAGTACTACTACGACGGCGCCGACATCCCCGGCCAGCCCAAGATGGGCACCTGGATCGCCGAGGACGTCCCGGCGTTCACCAAGGCCAACTTCCGTACGTACAAGTCCCGCGACGGCTGGGCCTTCATGGGCTCCTCCTCCGGCGCCTTCGTCGGCATGAAGACGGTCCTGCAGTACCCGGACCGGTTCAAGGCCGTGATCGCCAGCGGCGGCGAGATCGTTCCCGACTCCCCGCTCTGGAAGGGCCACCAGGCGGAGATGGACGCGAACAACCCCGAGAAGCTCGCGCAGAAGCTGATCGACGGCAACGGCCCCGAGGTCTACATCAACTTCCAGGTCGGCACCAAGGAGACCGGGAAGGAGCGGATGACCAGGTTCCAGCAGCAGTACGGCAAGGGCCCCGTCAAGACGACCATCCGCGACATCCAGAACGGCGAGCACAACGGCTGGCACTACGTCCGGGGCATGAAGGAAGGCTCCCTGGAGTGGATCAGCAAGGTGCTGAAGGGCCCGCAGCCCGCGACCGGCTGA
- a CDS encoding MarR family winged helix-turn-helix transcriptional regulator, with protein sequence MTSMPPEERIGSHVKRAEQALLAAKNAALKPAAVTVPQYAALLWLAEKPGISAAGLARLCGVTPPTMNTVLKNLQERGLIERTPHEWHRNVIETRLTDEGRAAMELADAGAVRVERALATAFSAQEREQLISLLGRCAEALDAQR encoded by the coding sequence ATGACCTCCATGCCTCCCGAGGAGCGCATCGGCTCGCACGTCAAGCGCGCCGAGCAGGCGCTCCTCGCGGCCAAGAACGCTGCGCTCAAGCCCGCCGCAGTAACGGTTCCGCAGTACGCCGCGCTGCTCTGGCTCGCCGAGAAGCCGGGCATCTCCGCGGCCGGGCTCGCCCGGCTGTGCGGGGTGACGCCGCCGACCATGAACACCGTGCTGAAGAACCTCCAGGAGCGCGGGCTCATCGAGCGCACCCCGCACGAATGGCACCGCAACGTGATCGAGACCCGGCTCACGGACGAGGGCCGGGCCGCGATGGAGCTCGCCGACGCCGGCGCCGTACGGGTGGAGCGGGCGCTCGCCACCGCGTTCTCGGCGCAGGAGCGGGAGCAGCTGATCAGCCTGCTGGGGCGGTGCGCGGAGGCGCTCGACGCCCAGAGGTGA
- a CDS encoding SMP-30/gluconolactonase/LRE family protein codes for MLKKLLPATFLALTTALTLGAIPAAQAAPAAAPTSAPAAAPASDGRVSTAFALPGEKVYPEGIATDPRDDTVYVGSYADGTVYRARPGQRTAEVFLPAGTDGRHTANGLRVDARGRLWVTDSTSGVSVYDTASRRRLAHFEVAGAGGLFVNDLAITPDGTAYLTDSIRSVIYRVTPAQLAAGSGALLPAYDLSGHLTPSPAGSFALNGIVSDPAGRFLLAVDMTAGDLHRIDLRTGAISRVALRGGDLTHADGLDLAPDGTLRAAHNTTNTLTRWRLSPDGTRARLIRTITDPSLQIPTTLSHTPGRTLVVRSQFDKGGPMGPGTPASFTIASVCF; via the coding sequence GTGCTGAAGAAGCTCCTGCCCGCCACGTTCCTGGCCCTGACCACGGCGCTCACCCTGGGCGCGATCCCGGCCGCGCAGGCTGCCCCGGCCGCCGCCCCGACCTCCGCCCCGGCCGCCGCCCCGGCCTCCGACGGCCGTGTCTCGACGGCCTTCGCGCTCCCCGGCGAGAAGGTCTACCCCGAAGGCATAGCCACCGACCCCCGCGACGACACCGTCTACGTCGGCTCGTACGCGGACGGCACCGTCTACCGGGCCCGCCCCGGGCAGCGCACCGCCGAGGTGTTCCTGCCCGCCGGCACCGACGGCCGCCACACGGCGAACGGCCTGCGCGTCGACGCCCGCGGCCGCCTGTGGGTGACCGACTCCACCTCCGGGGTCTCCGTCTACGACACCGCCTCGCGCAGGCGCCTGGCCCACTTCGAAGTCGCCGGGGCGGGCGGGCTCTTCGTCAACGACCTGGCCATCACCCCGGACGGCACCGCCTACCTGACCGACAGCATCCGCTCGGTGATCTACCGCGTCACCCCGGCCCAGCTGGCGGCCGGCTCGGGCGCGCTGCTCCCCGCGTACGACCTGAGCGGGCACCTCACCCCGTCCCCGGCGGGCAGCTTCGCCCTCAACGGCATCGTCTCGGACCCGGCGGGCCGCTTCCTGCTGGCCGTGGACATGACCGCGGGCGACCTCCACCGCATCGACCTGCGCACCGGCGCGATATCCCGCGTCGCCCTCCGGGGCGGCGACCTCACCCACGCCGACGGCCTCGACCTCGCCCCCGACGGCACCCTGCGGGCGGCCCACAACACCACGAACACCCTGACCCGGTGGCGCCTGAGCCCCGACGGGACCCGGGCCCGGCTGATCCGGACGATCACGGACCCGTCGCTGCAGATCCCGACCACCCTGAGCCACACCCCGGGCCGCACGCTCGTGGTCCGCTCCCAGTTCGACAAGGGCGGCCCGATGGGCCCGGGCACGCCGGCGTCCTTCACGATCGCCTCGGTCTGCTTCTGA